The proteins below come from a single Arthrobacter sp. B1I2 genomic window:
- a CDS encoding hemerythrin domain-containing protein has translation MNAVSGTGKDASSEAEALQAVEAHHADMLRQLNALVGVLTEAVEARDPAAGQETQAALLDWCDKELVPHALAEEGPLYSGPHAMPEAKLLVDGMLAEHQVIVDLVEELRTADGVSAAVAAGAIQHIFALHLDKENRLLMPFILDAPGLSLARAVEGLHELVGEGAHHHGHKDGAH, from the coding sequence ATGAACGCCGTAAGCGGGACCGGTAAGGACGCCTCCTCCGAGGCGGAGGCGCTGCAGGCGGTTGAAGCGCACCATGCAGACATGCTGCGGCAACTGAACGCGCTGGTTGGGGTGCTGACGGAGGCCGTGGAGGCCCGGGACCCAGCCGCCGGGCAGGAAACGCAGGCTGCGCTGCTGGACTGGTGCGACAAGGAGCTGGTGCCGCACGCCTTGGCGGAAGAGGGCCCCCTTTACAGCGGCCCGCACGCCATGCCCGAGGCCAAACTGCTGGTGGACGGCATGCTGGCCGAGCATCAGGTGATTGTGGACCTGGTCGAGGAACTCAGGACAGCGGACGGCGTTTCTGCCGCAGTGGCCGCGGGTGCCATCCAGCACATCTTCGCACTGCACCTGGACAAGGAGAACCGGCTCCTGATGCCTTTCATCCTTGACGCCCCGGGGCTATCACTTGCCCGGGCAGTCGAAGGACTTCACGAACTGGTAGGAGAAGGCGCCCACCACCACGGACACAAAGACGGCGCCCACTAG
- a CDS encoding DUF3040 domain-containing protein produces the protein MPLSEFEKRELELIGDGLEEEDPGLAALLGRDAFTLSRRTRFRRGLLLFAAGVCVLLLGLVIRAPSLGIAGFAVMNGAGYWAIKDLRWSWRTTKRQATQLEGNIE, from the coding sequence GTGCCACTCTCTGAATTCGAAAAACGCGAACTCGAGCTGATCGGCGACGGCCTGGAAGAGGAAGATCCCGGGCTCGCCGCCCTGCTTGGCAGGGATGCCTTCACACTGTCCCGTCGGACCCGGTTCAGGCGCGGACTGCTCCTTTTCGCTGCAGGGGTCTGCGTCCTGCTCCTCGGCCTGGTGATCCGGGCGCCTTCCCTGGGCATAGCAGGTTTCGCCGTTATGAACGGCGCGGGCTATTGGGCCATCAAGGACCTCCGCTGGTCCTGGCGGACCACGAAGCGGCAGGCCACCCAACTGGAAGGCAACATCGAATGA
- a CDS encoding SHOCT domain-containing protein, with product MEVYGWNDGMGLWGYVLMSISMVMVWGAIITGIVLLARSLRAPSPHTQPPPPRPAEDVLAERFARGEIDVTEYRNRLAVLRGHPGT from the coding sequence GTGGAAGTGTACGGCTGGAACGACGGCATGGGCCTTTGGGGCTATGTCCTGATGAGCATCAGCATGGTGATGGTCTGGGGAGCAATCATCACCGGTATTGTCCTGCTGGCCCGTTCCCTGCGGGCGCCCTCCCCGCACACCCAGCCCCCGCCGCCCCGGCCGGCAGAGGACGTGCTGGCTGAGCGTTTTGCGCGTGGGGAGATCGACGTCACGGAATACCGGAACAGGTTGGCCGTCCTGCGCGGCCACCCGGGTACCTGA
- a CDS encoding polysaccharide deacetylase family protein: MAVPASEARRRTLAIALAGALVVLAIALALLIPALTGGPPSAQPSALPSSPSFSIAPSSSAGPEASQPQEADTPEAGQSPVEPPITVPPVPEPQVPEPPAVPTAPEEPGTPPQPASFPESLRGQDVTVIPGSGRVVALTFDAGANAAGLPRILSTLSARGISATFFLTGNWAANNPQGVAQIAAAGHRVANHSMTHPGFTGLSNDLIAQQVRGAEQTILAAGADPRPLFRFPYGERDARTIAAVNTLGYVAVRWTVDTLGWKGSSGGASVQSVADRVQVGLQPGEIVLMHIGSNPDDGTTLDADALPQVIDRITAAGYGFATLDALLRR, translated from the coding sequence ATGGCAGTGCCAGCCAGTGAAGCACGACGGCGGACGCTCGCCATAGCGCTCGCCGGCGCGCTGGTGGTCCTGGCCATCGCCCTGGCCCTGTTGATTCCGGCACTGACGGGTGGTCCGCCGTCGGCCCAGCCGTCCGCCTTACCCTCTTCGCCATCCTTCTCGATCGCCCCATCCAGCTCAGCGGGCCCTGAAGCGTCGCAGCCGCAGGAGGCCGACACCCCCGAAGCAGGCCAGTCTCCGGTGGAGCCACCCATCACCGTGCCGCCGGTCCCTGAACCCCAGGTGCCGGAACCCCCGGCCGTGCCAACGGCTCCGGAGGAACCGGGTACTCCCCCGCAGCCGGCCTCGTTTCCGGAATCCCTTCGCGGCCAGGACGTGACCGTCATCCCCGGGTCGGGCCGGGTGGTTGCCCTCACCTTCGATGCCGGAGCCAATGCGGCAGGACTGCCCAGGATCCTGTCCACCCTTTCAGCCAGGGGGATCAGCGCCACCTTCTTCCTGACCGGCAACTGGGCCGCAAACAACCCGCAGGGCGTTGCACAGATCGCAGCGGCCGGGCACCGGGTGGCAAACCACTCCATGACGCATCCGGGATTCACTGGACTCAGCAACGACCTGATCGCCCAACAGGTGCGCGGTGCCGAGCAGACCATCCTGGCAGCGGGCGCCGATCCCAGGCCGCTGTTCCGTTTCCCCTACGGCGAACGGGACGCCCGAACCATTGCCGCGGTCAACACCCTCGGCTACGTGGCTGTGCGGTGGACCGTGGACACCCTGGGCTGGAAAGGCAGCAGTGGCGGCGCGAGCGTCCAGTCGGTGGCCGACCGCGTCCAGGTGGGGCTGCAGCCCGGCGAAATTGTCCTCATGCACATCGGCTCAAATCCCGACGACGGCACCACCCTCGACGCCGACGCCCTCCCGCAGGTCATTGACCGCATCACGGCCGCCGGGTACGGCTTCGCCACCCTCGATGCGCTGCTTAGACGTTGA
- a CDS encoding universal stress protein — translation MSIAGAPIARIVVGVDGSEASVEALRQAQRLATPLGAKVQAVACWEYPQVYSGYVMMGIEGFEEGAKKILDEAVAQAFGAETPANVSPTLVRSHPREALIDASRNADMIVVGRRGHGGFGGLLLGSVSSAIVAHAHCPVLVVHTPEIRTDKSTGS, via the coding sequence ATGAGCATTGCCGGGGCACCAATAGCCAGGATCGTGGTGGGCGTCGACGGATCGGAGGCGTCCGTGGAGGCACTCCGCCAGGCGCAACGGCTTGCCACTCCCCTGGGTGCCAAGGTCCAGGCCGTCGCCTGTTGGGAGTACCCGCAGGTGTACTCCGGCTACGTCATGATGGGCATCGAGGGCTTCGAGGAGGGCGCCAAAAAGATCCTGGACGAGGCAGTGGCACAAGCCTTCGGAGCCGAAACCCCCGCCAACGTCTCCCCAACCCTGGTCAGGAGCCACCCACGGGAGGCCCTGATCGATGCCAGCCGGAACGCCGACATGATTGTGGTGGGGCGCCGGGGGCACGGCGGATTCGGCGGTCTGCTCCTGGGCTCCGTGAGCTCCGCGATCGTGGCCCACGCCCATTGCCCCGTTCTGGTGGTCCACACCCCCGAGATCAGGACCGACAAGTCCACGGGTTCCTGA